The following coding sequences lie in one Pseudomonas svalbardensis genomic window:
- the queA gene encoding tRNA preQ1(34) S-adenosylmethionine ribosyltransferase-isomerase QueA, with amino-acid sequence MRVADFTFELPDSLIARHPLAERRNSRLLTLDGVSGALAHRQFTDLLEHLRPGDLMVFNNTRVIPARLFGQKASGGKLEILVERVLDSHRVLAHVRSSKSPKPGSKILIDGGGEAEMLARHDALFELGFAEEVLPLLDRVGHMPLPPYIDRPDEGSDRERYQTVYAERLGAVAAPTAGLHFDQPLMEAIATKGVETAFVTLHVGAGTFQPVRVEKIEDHHMHSEWLEVGQDVVDAVAACRARGGRVVAVGTTSVRSLESAARDGVLKPFSGDTDIFIYPGRPFHVVDALVTNFHLPESTLLMLVSAFAGYPEAMAAYKAAVEHGYRFFSYGDAMFITRNPAPRGPEETE; translated from the coding sequence ATGCGCGTTGCTGACTTTACTTTCGAACTCCCTGATTCGCTGATCGCTCGCCATCCTTTGGCGGAGCGTCGCAACAGTCGCCTGTTGACCCTTGATGGGGTCAGCGGCGCCCTGGCACATCGTCAATTCACTGATTTGCTCGAGCATTTGCGCCCGGGCGATTTGATGGTGTTCAACAATACCCGGGTGATTCCGGCGCGGCTGTTTGGCCAGAAGGCTTCCGGCGGCAAGCTGGAAATCCTGGTGGAACGGGTGCTCGACAGTCATCGGGTGCTGGCCCATGTGCGGTCCAGCAAGTCGCCGAAGCCGGGGTCGAAGATTCTGATCGACGGCGGTGGCGAAGCCGAGATGCTGGCGCGTCACGATGCGCTGTTTGAACTGGGCTTTGCCGAAGAGGTGTTGCCGCTGCTCGATCGCGTCGGGCATATGCCGTTGCCTCCTTATATAGACCGCCCGGATGAAGGCTCGGACCGCGAGCGTTATCAGACGGTCTACGCCGAGCGTTTGGGCGCGGTAGCGGCGCCGACGGCGGGGCTGCATTTCGATCAGCCGCTGATGGAGGCGATTGCCACCAAGGGCGTCGAGACTGCATTCGTGACCTTGCACGTCGGCGCAGGCACGTTCCAGCCGGTGCGCGTCGAGAAGATCGAAGACCACCACATGCACAGTGAATGGCTGGAAGTCGGCCAGGACGTAGTGGATGCGGTTGCCGCCTGCCGCGCTCGCGGTGGTCGCGTGGTGGCCGTGGGGACCACCAGTGTGCGCTCCCTGGAAAGTGCCGCGCGCGATGGCGTGCTCAAGCCGTTCAGTGGTGACACCGACATCTTTATCTACCCGGGCCGCCCGTTTCATGTGGTCGACGCCCTGGTCACCAACTTCCATTTGCCCGAATCCACGCTGTTGATGCTGGTTTCGGCGTTCGCCGGTTATCCCGAAGCCATGGCCGCTTATAAAGCCGCCGTTGAGCATGGTTACCGCTTTTTCAGCTACGGTGATGCGATGTTTATCACCCGTAATCCCGCACCACGTGGCCCTGAGGAAACAGAATGA
- a CDS encoding AAA family ATPase translates to MFKLGRLTVDNFKSISKEIVLDFCDLDVVILDGPNGFGKTTLFDAIEISFTGGISRIDAAGGSADSKAKSNHLLKNAGDRRTEIILELNNTATDEVYFIRSVIVENIKGAKASIKDYKINIERSYRCSSFLNDEWLPLNNSFVERLIGLDSISDLFYIQHYIQQEETAGFLKDNSEGSRHKQLSHLFGTVSQSNELFKIDRLRKIIDSKIKIYKDSIGVIDAQLKTIKPLETDPNEGVLHPSGVLRLPDTFSTKGLTAAGYSALVENLNILLFCVKKPEAYEELKSSNRVDLLLQGRDQQLNDILRLGMINDYSKINRLHRTRAKHQRLQARLKRLQDIVDASENDNQNLGVAFLDLISREFPPADLINSRLIDLQNERAHNKGIKALLVSMASSRKSLIDAYQKILEEESHSIVSCPLCGAVKESGLPQLIEEIESHQKIVMEQASGGVFSIANLKDYIFENYIAPTVARCKVMLDKYKKFSNDNIISFFDQKAIDLDRYSDFKKVQNWLDGQSIDYAFLVDGKVTDFSLSYTERFIKLKSMIGQLKNPIEGDVPPFSVIRNSLRYFELGEDAIRSITEEDLLKDLRFITSVERNHTNSIVGASMQKRRLLSRKIENLTVEKNKLSTISAVYKQEIQKHESNIAAQIAIPFYIYSSKVLQTRPEGTGIFLRTPDANKKETVPYIRFCSSKYDEHDAWYTMSSGQLSGLIISFALSMNKIYPSKLQALLIDDPVQSMDEVNMASLIQLLKYEFGGHQLILSTHDSRISSYVNYKLHRAGKAVERINMKNISKDFN, encoded by the coding sequence ATGTTTAAACTAGGAAGGTTAACGGTTGATAATTTCAAGTCGATAAGCAAGGAGATTGTTTTAGATTTCTGTGATCTGGATGTAGTGATACTTGATGGTCCCAATGGTTTTGGGAAAACAACGTTGTTTGATGCTATTGAAATAAGTTTTACCGGAGGGATAAGTCGTATTGATGCGGCAGGTGGTTCGGCAGATTCTAAAGCTAAAAGTAACCATCTACTCAAGAATGCAGGAGACCGAAGAACAGAAATAATACTAGAGCTGAATAACACGGCGACAGATGAAGTTTATTTTATACGATCTGTGATTGTTGAAAATATCAAAGGGGCTAAGGCATCAATTAAAGATTACAAGATCAATATCGAAAGATCTTATAGGTGCTCGAGCTTTCTAAATGATGAGTGGCTTCCTTTAAATAATAGCTTTGTTGAAAGGCTTATAGGGTTGGATTCGATAAGTGATTTGTTTTATATTCAGCATTATATACAGCAGGAAGAAACTGCAGGTTTTTTAAAAGATAACAGTGAGGGTTCTCGGCACAAGCAATTAAGTCATCTGTTTGGGACGGTTTCACAGTCGAATGAATTGTTTAAAATAGACAGGCTGAGAAAGATAATTGATTCTAAAATAAAAATATACAAAGATTCTATAGGTGTAATTGATGCGCAGCTAAAGACGATAAAACCTCTAGAAACAGACCCGAACGAAGGTGTGTTACATCCGTCAGGAGTGTTGAGGCTGCCGGATACCTTTAGCACTAAAGGTCTTACTGCAGCTGGCTATTCTGCTCTTGTGGAAAATCTTAACATTTTATTGTTTTGTGTTAAAAAGCCTGAAGCTTATGAAGAATTGAAATCTAGTAATAGGGTTGATCTGTTGCTTCAAGGTAGAGATCAACAGCTTAATGATATTCTGCGGCTAGGAATGATAAATGATTACTCTAAGATAAATCGTTTGCATCGAACTAGGGCAAAGCATCAACGGCTTCAAGCTAGATTGAAACGGTTGCAGGATATCGTTGATGCGTCTGAAAATGATAATCAAAATCTAGGGGTTGCTTTTCTTGATTTAATTAGTAGGGAGTTTCCTCCAGCTGATTTAATTAATAGTCGGTTAATTGATCTTCAGAATGAGCGGGCTCATAATAAAGGAATTAAGGCGCTGTTAGTGAGCATGGCGTCAAGTAGGAAAAGCCTCATCGATGCATATCAAAAAATATTGGAAGAGGAGTCGCATTCGATAGTTAGTTGTCCGCTGTGCGGGGCTGTAAAGGAAAGTGGATTGCCTCAATTGATTGAGGAAATTGAGTCGCATCAAAAGATTGTTATGGAACAGGCTTCGGGTGGGGTTTTTTCAATAGCAAACCTGAAAGATTATATTTTTGAAAATTATATAGCGCCGACTGTTGCCAGGTGCAAGGTCATGCTTGATAAGTACAAGAAGTTTTCTAATGATAATATTATTTCTTTTTTTGATCAAAAGGCTATTGATCTAGATAGATACAGTGATTTTAAGAAGGTGCAAAATTGGCTTGATGGACAGTCGATTGATTATGCGTTTCTAGTTGATGGAAAGGTTACGGATTTTTCATTAAGCTATACAGAAAGATTTATTAAATTAAAAAGTATGATTGGTCAACTGAAAAATCCTATAGAAGGTGATGTACCTCCGTTTTCTGTAATACGTAACTCTCTTAGATATTTCGAGTTGGGTGAAGATGCAATACGTTCGATCACTGAAGAAGATCTATTGAAGGATTTAAGGTTTATTACTTCGGTAGAGAGAAATCATACTAATTCTATTGTTGGCGCTAGTATGCAGAAAAGAAGGCTGCTTTCTAGAAAAATAGAAAATCTCACTGTCGAGAAAAATAAATTGTCGACAATTTCGGCGGTGTACAAACAAGAAATTCAGAAGCACGAATCTAATATTGCGGCGCAAATAGCAATTCCATTCTATATTTATAGTTCAAAAGTGTTGCAAACTCGTCCCGAGGGAACCGGTATATTTTTGAGAACTCCAGATGCTAATAAAAAAGAAACTGTGCCTTATATAAGGTTTTGTTCGAGTAAGTACGATGAGCATGATGCTTGGTATACCATGAGTTCTGGTCAACTGTCTGGCTTGATTATATCTTTTGCTCTCTCGATGAATAAGATTTATCCATCAAAATTACAGGCGCTTTTAATTGATGATCCTGTCCAGTCAATGGATGAAGTGAATATGGCTTCTTTAATCCAATTGTTGAAGTATGAGTTTGGTGGGCATCAATTAATACTGTCGACTCATGATTCCCGGATTTCTAGTTATGTAAACTACAAATTGCATCGCGCTGGGAAAGCTGTAGAGCGTATAAATATGAAGAATATTTCGAAAGACTTTAATTGA